The Spirosoma sp. SC4-14 DNA window AAACGCACGTGCCAGCTCAAGACCTAAACCGCGCGAACCACCCGTGATGATCACTGTTTTATCGTGAAAATCGATAGCTCGTCTTTTATTTGTCCATACTTTGGCAATGGCCACGGCACCTATCCCCGCCAGCGTCCACCAAAGTCCGCTCCTATTCCATGCACTCATAGCTGTCTGTTGTTTGCATTTATCTCATTCAACTACCGGATTCAGTCGATTGTTGACGACTCTGAGCAAGCGGAATCAGAACAGATCGATGCCCCAAAAATTAACTTTCTGATAACCTTCCGGCAAAACGAGTAGTTACTCTACTAGTACAACAGACTATTTATTACAAACTCAACGATCATGGAAAAGCAACAAGCGCTACAGGGCAAAAAAGTAGCAGCCCTAATGACTGAAGGATTTGAACAGGTAGAAATGACCGATCCCCGGAAAGCATTGGAAGAGGCAGGCGCAACCGTTCATATCATTGCTCCTAAAGGCGGAAGTATAAAGGGGTGGGACGAAACCGACTGGGGCGATACATTTGATGTCGATCTGCCACTTGCGGGTGCAGATCCCTCTCAATATGATGCCTTATTGCTGCCTGGTGGCGTTATGAATCCCGATAAACTTAGAATGGAACCTAAAGCCATTCAGTTTATCAAACATTTTTTTGAGCAACAGAAGCCTGTAGCCGCGATCTGCCATGCTCCCACAATGCTCATTGAAGCCGATGTGGTCGACGGACGAAAACTAACCTCTTATCCATCGATACAGACAGATCTTAAAAATGCCGGTGCCAACTGGGTCGATCAGGAAGTTGTGGTCGATGGCAATCTGGTAACAAGCCGCAAACCCGACGATATTCCGGCGTTTAATCGGGAAGTGATCCAGCTAATCAACGAAGGCGTTAAACAGACGATATAGTATATCTAAACAGCGGTTTGACGTAGTAAAGACTACACTCAACGGAGGCAAAAGCGTAATCGGGAACAGGGGTAAATTACCCATCTCCCAATTACGCTTTTTCTGCATTTCGTTGGCTAAGTACCTCAGCCGGGTACCCCACTTCTACCAGATAGAGTCCATTAGCGGGCGCAGATCGTCCGGCCTGAGTGCGGTCTTTAGCACCAATTATCTCATCGAAGCGAGTTAGCAACATTCGTTTCTGCCCCACCTCAAGCATGGTTCCCACAATGGTCCGTACCATACCCCATAAAAACCGATTGGCCTTGATGTGAAACGTCAGCCGATCGGGCTGGCTGCGCTCCCAATAGGCAAAATCGAGTCGGCAATGAAAATGATTTACATCGGCTCGTGCTTTGCTAAAACTCTTAAAATCGCTGTATTGCAGTAGAATCTGACAGGCCTCATTCATAAGCTGCATATCCAGCTCGGGGCGAAAATGATAGGTTAATCCCGACTGAAATACATCTTTATGCCGGGTAATGTGGTACTGATAATAGCGCGACACGGCCGAAAAGCGAGCATGATCGGTTGGTCGTACGGGAAAGATTCGATGAATGGCAATATCTTCGGGCAGAATGCAATTGATGGAATAGAGCAATGCATCGGTAAACAAAACAGGCGTATTGAGGTCAACATGTGCAAACTGCTGGCTGGCATGAACGCCCGCATCAGTTCGGCCACTACCAACCACAAAAACAGGCTGCTGAAGTCGGCGGGTAAGGGCTGCTTCCAGTGTACGCTGTACGCTTGTTTCTTTAGCCTGTGGCTGCCACCCCCGATAGGCCGTTCCCCGATACGACAATTCAATAAAATAACGCATACCAGGCAAAAGTACAACCGAACGGTTCAAAGCAAAGAAGTCGCCCGTCGATCTGACGGGCGACTTCTGCCTTCATATACCGGATACTTAACGAGGACCGCGTCCGCCTTCGTGCCCAACGTGGCCAGGTCGCCCCGGTTCGCTACGTTGCTGAAATTGGCCCCCTCTATTTTCTGATGGGCGCTGAAACTCTGCATTTCCCCGAGCATTTGGAGCAGATGGAATAGCGCCAGGTGCCTGATGACTGGGCTGTTCGAATGAACGACCTGGCCGTTGCGGAATACTCTGCGGTGCATTGTTTCCTGGTTGTGTCATCTGATACGATCCACGACCCGCCCCCGAACGGTCGGGCTGGCCCGGAAACGAATTAGGGGTTGGAGCCGGACTAGCCGGGTTGGAATAGGCACCATGCTGGTTCGATGGGAACCGATCGTTCATGGTTCCCCGATTGTTTGGCACCGAATTACGATTGTTGTCCCAGTTCGGATTGCCCATATAGCCCCCCCGGCTAGCATTGTCAGGGTTCGGATTATAACTTCCCCGGCCCGATGAGTTGCCATCGTAGTACGATCCACGACCCGATGGATTAGTAGTACCGTTGTCGGGACGGCCATTGTTATTATAGCGACCGTTATTGTTGTAACGATCATTTCGGCCATAATCCGGACGATTGGACGGGCCATGATCGGGTCGGTAAAAAGCAACGGAGCCATTACCTACCACCGAACGTCCGGGTCGATCCATATGATCGATTCGATAGACCGGAACGCTGTGACGAGTTACGCGCTCGATATCACCCCGTGGCGGGCCATAGGCATACGCCCGGTTATTGGTGCGATAGTAGTTGTTGATATATGTTGTATTCTGATAGATATTCACCACATTGGGCCGAGGCACATAGTAGCTATATACGCGCGGGCTGGTGATATAAATCTGCGGAACAAAGGTCCAGAAAGGAGCCGGAATATTTATGTTAACGCTAATGTTCATTCCCGGTCCAAGCGGTGCCCAGCCATAATAGCCACCACCCGAGCGCCACGCCACCCAGGCAGGTCCCCAGTCAGTTCCTGGCACCCAAAGCCAGCCACCATAAGCAGAATCGAAAATCCAGCGTCCGTAGTGGAAAGGTGCCCAGCCCCACGGATAATCCGAGACCCAGGTATTTCCATACTCAGTCACAACCCAGTGGCCCGCAGTGCCATATGGCTGAAAATCAGGACCTATATTAGGAGCCCATACATTTCCATACCCAGGATACTGCATCCACTGCCCATACGGTGCCAGTTCGTTATAGAACATATCCACCGACACCGTAACTCCCGGCTGTGCCACCGTCTGCGGAACCAGAAATGGGCTGGCAGACAGCACGGCAATGAGGCCAAGTAGTTTTATTGATTTCAGGATAGTCATAGCTTCAAACAGTTGTACAACGCATTCATACATGCGTCATCAGTTAGATTATGGAAGCGGCCAAACGTTTAATCTCATACTAAAAAAATACCACTTCCTATTACGATGTAAGCCGTTTCAGCACGGCCCCAGCCACCAGACCGCCCAACACATACCAACCGACCGTCATAATAGCAGTAGCAGTAGTTCGTTTCGTTGATGCTTCGCCCAAACCCAGCGGCCCCGGCAGGGTGACAGCGCCAATACCAGCCAGCGCCCCCAGGGCAATTCCGGTCCGTAATGGTTGGTTAGGATTTAGGCCAACCAACCCATAAAACAGGCCGTTCGATAGCACATCGCCCAGAATAGCCATTTTATAAAGTTTTTCTTTCGAAGGCGGCTGTTTATCAACCACCTCAAAACCGTGGGCAACACTGCGCATTCCAAGCAAATCGGCGCGAGGAGCATTCGGCACAATCTGCCGGGCCGTCTCGTGAAGCACGTTTAGGGCAATGGCACCAGCCAGGCCACTGCCCAGCGATTGAGGAATAACTGGATTGATCGAGATGGACATAGTTTTGAGTAACCGTAATCGTTTCTGTCGAAAAGAGCCAGACACACTGGCCCAATTGATCCATTCAACACCTTAGCCGCCAAGTTGTTTAGATTCCTAAGCCGCCCGGATTTCTCTTTTTCAGAAGCAACATGAACTTTAGTGGTGCTATAAAAGTTAACACTGTTATAAAAGAAAACACCCATATGGGAATTACCGAACGTAGACAGCGGCAAAAGGAAGAAGTTCGTAGTAATATTCTTCATTCGGCCTGGCAAATTGTTGAGCAGGAAGGCTGGCAGGCACTTTCGATCCGAAAGATTGCTGATGCTATCGAATATAGCATTCCGGTAATTTACAGCCATTTTGCCAGTAAAGACGCCATTCTGCTGGAGTTTATCAAAGAGGGCTTTCATCGGTTAAGCCAGCAGTTAGGCCAGGCTAACCGTAAGCATACTGATCCTTACCAACAGCTAGAAGCAATGGCCCAGGCTTACTGGGATTTTGCCTTTACCAGCAAAGAATATTATCAGGTGATGTTTGGCCTAGGTATTCCTGCCTGCGAGATGGTTAATCAGGTCGAAGAGATGCAGACGTTTAGTAATACGATTCTGGAATCACTCAAACAAGCCATTGCAATCAGCAGCCAGCCCCAAACCGACCACTGGCTGAAGTTTCATACCTATTGGTCGATTCTGCATGGTCTTGTTTCCATTCAGCTCATCGACAACCATGAACGGCATAATTTAACCAGACAGATGATACTTCAGGATGCCATTGCTGGCTTTATTTATGCCTTGAAAGGTTAATTTTTTGCCTGATACCTAACACTGTTATTTTTTATATCATCGATATTCATCAACGTTCAATAGCCCTATGCTAACCGTCAAAAAAAACCATTCAGCCGAATATGCTCCCATCGCAGATCTAACCACCTATCGAGCCTTGTCAACACGATCGATTAGCTACCTTGATCCATTTCTTTTTCTAAATCACCACGGCCCGCAGATCTATCCTTCAGCAAATCGAGGTTTACCATTCGGGCCGCATCCGCACCGTGGCATGGAAACAGTCACGTTTATTCTCGAAGGCGACATTGCACATAAAGACAGCAGTGGTCACGAAAGTGTTATTAATGCTGGGGGCGTTCAGTGGATGACGGCCGGTCGTGGACTAATTCATGCCGAGGTTTCATCGGCGCATTTTTTGCAGGAAGGAGGCAAACTGGAGATCCTGCAACTCTGGCTCAACCTTCCCGCCCGCCTAAAAATGACGGCTCCTTTTTATAAGGGATTGCAGAAAGATGCTATTCCGAGCTTAGCGCTGGACAATGGCCTGGTAACCGTAAACCTGATTGCTGGTGACTGGGATGGTCACAAAGCCGCTTTTGAATCACTCGCTGGAATTCACCTGAATACTATTTATTTCCGGCCAGGTGGCACACTTACCCTAAACATCCCAACCGATCAGAACATTTTCTTTTACGTAATCAAAGGATCTTTACGGGCTAATGGAACCACTGTAAAAGCCCTGAATTTAGCCGAATTCAATCACGCTGGCGAAACGCTGACAATTACGTCCGACGAAGACAGCATACTTCTGTTTGGCCATGCCAAACCGTTCAACGAGCCAGTTGTTGCGCAGGGACCGTTTGTGATGAACACTCAACAGGAAATTATGGAAGCCTACGACGACTACCGCAAGGGTAAATTCGGCACATGGCAATAAATTTCAGACAACTGACTAATGACAACTAATCAGTGACCAATTTTCAAGTTAACCCCTATGTTTACACTAAAAATTATCATTGCCAGTACTCGTCCCGGTCGTAAAGGTCCGGCCATTGCCGCCTGGATTCAGGATGTTGTTAATCAGCACCCCGAGTTCGCGGTTGAACTACTCGATCTTGCCGAAATTAACCTGCCATTCATGGATGAGCCCAATCACCCACGACTGCAACAGTACGAACATGAGCATACTAAAAATTGGAGCCGGGCAATCGATGCTGCCGATGCATTTATTATTGTAACGCCAGAATACAATCACGGCTTTTCGGCTCCGCTCAAAAATGCCCTGGATTTCCTGGCCAGAGAATGGGCCTATAAACCTGTAGGGCTGGTTAGTTACGGCGGTATTGCCGCTGGTACCCGGGCTGTTCAATTACTTAAACCGGTACTTACTGCACTCAAACTAGTGCCGCTTGCCGAAGCGGTTAACATTCCGTTCTTTGCCAGATATCTCGACGATCAGGAAGGCTTCGTTGCCGATGAAACACTCACAAGATCGGCAAACGATATGATAACCGAACTGCTTCGCTGGACAAAAGCACTGAAGCCAATGCGGTTAGCCTAACAATTCTACAAGACTACAAAACGGAGTAAAGCAGTGCTCATTTATGCACTGCTTTACTCCGTTTTTTTACGCCTTTCTGGAAAACAAACCTACCGACAAATAGGTCTTTGGCTGCTTTATTCCTCAGACCTGAAGATTCCTGTTACATTTGTTTCGCTAACTCAATTCAATAAATTGTTCAATCCTCGAATTAACCATTTAATTTATGAAAGTAGGCGTTATTGGCTCCGGAACCGTTGGGCAGGCTCTGGCAAAAGCGTTTTTTGCCGAAGGCCATCAGGTCATGATGGGAACAAGAAGTCCGGGAAAAGAAGAGGTTGCTGCCTTTAAAAATGATAACCCGGCAATTGCCATCGATACTCCTGATAAGGCAGCCTCGTTTGGTGATGTGCTGGTTCTAGCCGTCCCAGGTATCGCTGCCCTGGGTAGTATCAAGCAGGCTGGTGTCGACAACTTTGCGAATAAAATTCTGATCGACGTCACTAATCCATTAGCTGCCGAAGCGCCGGTCAATGGGGTTCCAAAGCAGTTTACAACGCCCGACGAGTCGCTAATGGAAAGCATACAGACACTATTGCCAACAACAAAAGTGGTGAAAGCACTGAACAGCGTAGGAGCGTTTCTAATGTACAAACCGAACTTCCAGGGCGGCAAAGGCACCATTTTCATCGCTGGTAATGATCAGGATGCCAAAGCAACGGTGTCAGAAATTCTGGAAAGTTTCGGTTGGGACGCCGAAGACGTGGGCAAAGCCGAAGCCGCCAGGGCTATTGAGCCACTGGGCCAACTCTACGTTGCCCGTGGTATGCTGAATAACGACTGGGCTGTCAGCTTCAAACTGGTAAGACTCTAAATAGCATTAAAAAAAACGGGCCACGGTTTGGAACCGTGGCCCGTTTTTTTTAATGCTATTCACTAATCAATCTTCGTTGGTAACAAACATTCTGGGTTTAGGTGGCTCAATGCCATCTTTGCCAAACTGCCGGGCAATGTTTTCAAGCATATAATAATACGTATCCCAATAGGTATCACTTTTGGTCCATACCCGAACATCGTAATCGCGTGAGTTTGCGTTCAGTTTTGCAATTAACACATCGTGGTCGCGGTCTTTCAGGGCATAAGGGCAGGCATTAACTACCTGCATGATAGACGCTTTTGTGGCATCCAGACCGTTCTGATTGCCAACGGTATAGACCTGATCGACCCGAATAATACCTCTCGTACTAATGTTTGTGATGGGCGAAGTCGATAGAGAACCGTTGGGCAGAATTATAGTTCTATTATCCAGTGTAAGCAGAACCGTATCGAAAATACGAATTGCTTCGACATTCCCCGTAAATCCCTGCGCCGAAATAAGATCGCCTACTCTAAAAGGTTTGAAGGTCAGAATAAGAACACCCCCGGCAAAATTGGCCAGGCTTCCCTGCAAGGCTAAACCCACCGCCAGACCAGCCGCTCCAATGATGGCCACAAACGATGTAGTTTCAACCCCGAGAGTGCTGGCAATACTCAATAGCAGCAAAACTCGCAGTAGGGCATTAACCAACGACAGCAAAAACGGCTGAACATCGCGGTCGACATGCCGCTTTGTCAACACCGATGCGAGCAGGCGCATGATCCAGCCAATGAGCCAGAGCCCAATAATTAGGGTTATAATTGCCAGCAAGATGCGGCCACCGTAAACTGTCGCAAAAGTAAGCACCTGATCGTAGATGCGTTGGGCGTTTGTCTGAGCCTGTTCCATGAATGGTGAATGGGATTGGTTTGACTCTCAGACGTGAAGAAACAGAAAGAGTAACTACGCTTTTGCAGACGTTTTGTTACAAACAGCTTTTTAAAGCCAGTTTTTGCGCCTGAATATCCAGACCGTGAGAGCTGATGAAAACACCATCATCGCCAGCGCAAACACATAGCCATATTTCCAGTGTACTTCGGGCATCTCATCAAAATTCATCCCCCAGATGCTGGCCAGAAGGGTTGGGGGTAAAAAAACCAGCGACACAACGGTAAATATTTTCACGACACGGTTCTGCTCCAGATCGATCAAACCGAGGTAGGTATTTTGCAGAAACTCCAGCCGTTCGAAAATGAAATTAGTATGATCGATCAGCGAGTTAATGTCTTTGATAAGCGTTCGCAATCGTTGCTGTTCCAGATCATTGAACCACCCATCCGAACGAATCATGGCCGAAATAACGCGCTGTTTATCAACCACATTCTCCCGAATCGACATTGTCAGCTCCTGATAATCGTTAATATTCAGCAGCATTTCACGATCAAGATTGGCATCCAGATCAAGCATTCGATTAATAGCCTTAATTTCGCCCGAAACCATTTCAACCAGATCGGCATCATAATCAATGCGCGATTCGAAAATGGAGATCAGGATTTGAGCACCGTCGCTGAAAACGGCCCGTCGCGATTTGATACGTTTGACCGTATCGGCAAACGATTTCAGATCGGCGTTCCGATAGGTAAACAGCGTATCGTCTTTCAGAATAAAACTTACAGGAACCGTTATGTAGCGTTGTTCGGCGTCGGGGATCAGAAAGTTAGAATTGGCGATCAGAAAATCGTCTTCCTCAATATAGCGCGAACTACTTTCAATTTCCAGTTGCTCCTGCTGACTCAAAAAATCGACATCAAATTTTTCTTCTACGCTCTTGATCTCAGCCGGAGTCGGATTTTGAAGATCCACCCAAAGTGTCCGTTCGGTATCAGAAAAAGAATCAATGTCGCGAATTTTGCGAACGGCCGTTTCATCGAGTTGAAAGATGCGAATCATGAAGTTGAGCGAAGACGTTAATAGGTTTGCAGTTTGCAAAGTTCACAAAAAAACGGGGCGCTCGAAAGCTGCCCCGTTATCGTTTCGCTAAGTATTTCCGGCAAAAACGCTTACTTCTGCTCGTATTTGTCTTTATACATCTTATAGAGCCGCTTATGCCGATCGTCGAGATTAACTTTACGACCCTGGATAAATGCCTGCTCAATCACGTTCGAACGCATATCGAGCGCATCGCCCGCCGAGACAAACAAGGTTGCCTGTTTGCCTTTTTCGACGGTTCCGACCATGTTGTCGATACCCAGAATCTTTGCATTATTCGATGTGATCAGCTTCAGCGCTTCTTCGTGGTTGTCGATACCAAATCCGGAAGCTGTTCCGGCCAGAAAAGCCAGGTTACGGGTCCGCCACCAGCCATCGGCGTAGCTCAAGCCCACCAACACCCCTGCTTTGTGCAAAATACCGGGCATCCGATAAGGCAGGTACACGTCTTCGTCTTCGCGGTTGGGCAGCCGGTGAAGCTCGCTCAAGATAATGGGCACGTTATTTTCTTTCAGGAACGTTACCACCTTATGAGCCTCTTCGCCACCAACAATCACTACTTTAGGAATTGCGAGAGCCTTCGCAAACTTCACAGCTTCGATAATATCTTTGCTATAGTCGGCCCGGATGTAGAGATTTTGCCTGCCCGAAAATAAACCACGCATGGCCTCAAATTTAAGATTTGTAGGCGTTGGATTCTTAATGGCCATGTAGGCTTTGGCATCGGCAAATGTGGCTTCCAGTGCACTAATGGCTTCTGCACGTTTTG harbors:
- a CDS encoding pirin family protein, with the protein product MLTVKKNHSAEYAPIADLTTYRALSTRSISYLDPFLFLNHHGPQIYPSANRGLPFGPHPHRGMETVTFILEGDIAHKDSSGHESVINAGGVQWMTAGRGLIHAEVSSAHFLQEGGKLEILQLWLNLPARLKMTAPFYKGLQKDAIPSLALDNGLVTVNLIAGDWDGHKAAFESLAGIHLNTIYFRPGGTLTLNIPTDQNIFFYVIKGSLRANGTTVKALNLAEFNHAGETLTITSDEDSILLFGHAKPFNEPVVAQGPFVMNTQQEIMEAYDDYRKGKFGTWQ
- a CDS encoding NADPH-dependent FMN reductase, whose product is MFTLKIIIASTRPGRKGPAIAAWIQDVVNQHPEFAVELLDLAEINLPFMDEPNHPRLQQYEHEHTKNWSRAIDAADAFIIVTPEYNHGFSAPLKNALDFLAREWAYKPVGLVSYGGIAAGTRAVQLLKPVLTALKLVPLAEAVNIPFFARYLDDQEGFVADETLTRSANDMITELLRWTKALKPMRLA
- a CDS encoding type 1 glutamine amidotransferase domain-containing protein translates to MEKQQALQGKKVAALMTEGFEQVEMTDPRKALEEAGATVHIIAPKGGSIKGWDETDWGDTFDVDLPLAGADPSQYDALLLPGGVMNPDKLRMEPKAIQFIKHFFEQQKPVAAICHAPTMLIEADVVDGRKLTSYPSIQTDLKNAGANWVDQEVVVDGNLVTSRKPDDIPAFNREVIQLINEGVKQTI
- a CDS encoding NAD(P)-binding domain-containing protein, with translation MKVGVIGSGTVGQALAKAFFAEGHQVMMGTRSPGKEEVAAFKNDNPAIAIDTPDKAASFGDVLVLAVPGIAALGSIKQAGVDNFANKILIDVTNPLAAEAPVNGVPKQFTTPDESLMESIQTLLPTTKVVKALNSVGAFLMYKPNFQGGKGTIFIAGNDQDAKATVSEILESFGWDAEDVGKAEAARAIEPLGQLYVARGMLNNDWAVSFKLVRL
- a CDS encoding DUF6600 domain-containing protein, producing MTILKSIKLLGLIAVLSASPFLVPQTVAQPGVTVSVDMFYNELAPYGQWMQYPGYGNVWAPNIGPDFQPYGTAGHWVVTEYGNTWVSDYPWGWAPFHYGRWIFDSAYGGWLWVPGTDWGPAWVAWRSGGGYYGWAPLGPGMNISVNINIPAPFWTFVPQIYITSPRVYSYYVPRPNVVNIYQNTTYINNYYRTNNRAYAYGPPRGDIERVTRHSVPVYRIDHMDRPGRSVVGNGSVAFYRPDHGPSNRPDYGRNDRYNNNGRYNNNGRPDNGTTNPSGRGSYYDGNSSGRGSYNPNPDNASRGGYMGNPNWDNNRNSVPNNRGTMNDRFPSNQHGAYSNPASPAPTPNSFPGQPDRSGAGRGSYQMTQPGNNAPQSIPQRPGRSFEQPSHQAPGAIPSAPNARGNAEFQRPSENRGGQFQQRSEPGRPGHVGHEGGRGPR
- a CDS encoding TetR/AcrR family transcriptional regulator, translated to MGITERRQRQKEEVRSNILHSAWQIVEQEGWQALSIRKIADAIEYSIPVIYSHFASKDAILLEFIKEGFHRLSQQLGQANRKHTDPYQQLEAMAQAYWDFAFTSKEYYQVMFGLGIPACEMVNQVEEMQTFSNTILESLKQAIAISSQPQTDHWLKFHTYWSILHGLVSIQLIDNHERHNLTRQMILQDAIAGFIYALKG
- the corA gene encoding magnesium/cobalt transporter CorA — its product is MIRIFQLDETAVRKIRDIDSFSDTERTLWVDLQNPTPAEIKSVEEKFDVDFLSQQEQLEIESSSRYIEEDDFLIANSNFLIPDAEQRYITVPVSFILKDDTLFTYRNADLKSFADTVKRIKSRRAVFSDGAQILISIFESRIDYDADLVEMVSGEIKAINRMLDLDANLDREMLLNINDYQELTMSIRENVVDKQRVISAMIRSDGWFNDLEQQRLRTLIKDINSLIDHTNFIFERLEFLQNTYLGLIDLEQNRVVKIFTVVSLVFLPPTLLASIWGMNFDEMPEVHWKYGYVFALAMMVFSSALTVWIFRRKNWL
- the truA gene encoding tRNA pseudouridine(38-40) synthase TruA, coding for MRYFIELSYRGTAYRGWQPQAKETSVQRTLEAALTRRLQQPVFVVGSGRTDAGVHASQQFAHVDLNTPVLFTDALLYSINCILPEDIAIHRIFPVRPTDHARFSAVSRYYQYHITRHKDVFQSGLTYHFRPELDMQLMNEACQILLQYSDFKSFSKARADVNHFHCRLDFAYWERSQPDRLTFHIKANRFLWGMVRTIVGTMLEVGQKRMLLTRFDEIIGAKDRTQAGRSAPANGLYLVEVGYPAEVLSQRNAEKA
- a CDS encoding mechanosensitive ion channel domain-containing protein; this encodes MEQAQTNAQRIYDQVLTFATVYGGRILLAIITLIIGLWLIGWIMRLLASVLTKRHVDRDVQPFLLSLVNALLRVLLLLSIASTLGVETTSFVAIIGAAGLAVGLALQGSLANFAGGVLILTFKPFRVGDLISAQGFTGNVEAIRIFDTVLLTLDNRTIILPNGSLSTSPITNISTRGIIRVDQVYTVGNQNGLDATKASIMQVVNACPYALKDRDHDVLIAKLNANSRDYDVRVWTKSDTYWDTYYYMLENIARQFGKDGIEPPKPRMFVTNED
- a CDS encoding amidohydrolase family protein; this encodes MKKILTSILTLGVLTSYAQNPAPARPQERAIALTGATIHIGNGQVIQNGVVVFDKGVITAVGDGSTPTAGAEVISVSGKHVYPGLISPASTVGLQEIGAVKATVDKQEIGELNPNVRALIAYNTDSEIIPTIRNNGVLLTQAMPQGGTVSGSSSVMMTDGWNWEDAVLKKDDGIWVNWPSYFARNFNFEDFSVTIQKNAKRAEAISALEATFADAKAYMAIKNPTPTNLKFEAMRGLFSGRQNLYIRADYSKDIIEAVKFAKALAIPKVVIVGGEEAHKVVTFLKENNVPIILSELHRLPNREDEDVYLPYRMPGILHKAGVLVGLSYADGWWRTRNLAFLAGTASGFGIDNHEEALKLITSNNAKILGIDNMVGTVEKGKQATLFVSAGDALDMRSNVIEQAFIQGRKVNLDDRHKRLYKMYKDKYEQK